CCCAAGGTGCATGGCGGTCTGCTGGGCATTCGCGGCAATGCCGAACATGAAGCCGCCATGGCCGAACACGGCATCGCGCCCATCGATTTGCTGGTGGTGAACCTGTATCCGTTCGAAGCCACCGTGGCCGAGGGCGCCGGCTATGACGAATGTGTGGAAAACATCGACATCGGCGGCCCGGCGATGATCCGCGCCGCCTCCAAGAACCACGACGCCGTCACCGTGGTGGTGGACGTGGAAGATTATGCCCGCGTCATGGATGAGATGAGCGCCCATGGCGGCGCCACCACGCTTTCCCTGCGCAAGCATCTGGCCGCCACCGCCTATGCCCGCACCGGTGCCTATGACGCGGCCATTTCCCAGTGGTTCGCCCGTGAACTGGGCGACACCTTCCCCCGCCGCGTGGTGGTGGCCGGCGAATTGAAGCAGAACTTGCGTTATGGCGAGAACCCGCACCAGCAGGCGGCGTTCTACGTCAACGGCGTCCAGCGTCCGGGCATCGCCACCGCCAAGCAGTTGCAGGGCAAGGAACTGTCCTACAACAATTTGAACGACACCGATGCCGCTTTCGAGCTGGCGGCCGAGTTCGACGAACCCACCGTGGCCATCATCAAGCACGCCAATCCCTGCGGCGTGGCCAGCGGCGCCGATATCGTCAGCGCCTACAAGGCGGCTTTGGCCTGTGATCCGGTGTCGGCCTTCGGCGGCATCATCGCCATCAACCGCAAGCTCGACGGCGCCACCGCCGAGGAAATCTGCAAGCTGTTCACCGAGGTGGTGATCGCCCCCGAAGCCGACGAAGCCGCTATCGCCGCCTTCGCCGCCAAGAAGAATCTGCGCCTCTTGGTCACCGGCGGCATGCCCGACCCGGCCTCGGCGGCGATGACGCTGCGCAACGTCTCGGGCGGCTATCTGCTGCAATCCAAGGATAATGGCCGCGTCACTCTGGACGGGTTGAAGGTGGTGACCAAGCGGGCGCCGACCGAGCAGGAGCTGAAGGACATGCTGTTCGCCTTCCGCGTCTGCAAGCACGTCAAGTCCAACGCCATCATCTATGTGAAGGACGGCTGCACCGTCGGTATCGGTGCGGGCCAGATGAGCCGCGTCGATTCGTCGCGCATCGCCGCCTGGAAGTCGAAGGAAGCCGCCGATGCCGCCGGTCTGGCTCAGGCCGGCACCGTCGGTTCGGTGGTGGCGTCCGACGCCTTCTTCCCCTTCGCCGACGGCCTGCTGGCGGCGGCGGCGGCGGGCGCCACCGCCATCATCCAGCCGGGTGGTTCCATGCGCGATCAGGAAGTGATCGATGCCGCCAATGAAAAGGGCCTAGCCATGGTGTTCACCGGCATGCGGCACTTTCGTCACTAAAAAGAAAGCGGGCGTATCGCCGGTCACCAACCGGCGATACGCTCGAATCCGCGGGCGGCGTCGTCCCAGCGCCAACGACGCTGATGGTCGAGGCAGGCTTGATGCTGGGCCGTCCACAAGCAATCGTCGGTCAGCAACTGCACTGAACGCGCGGCGAAATCCTCGGCCCCTTGGGTGACGAAGCCGGTCTGGCCGTGGATCAGCCGTTCCTTCATGCAGGCGATGTCTTCCAGTACCACCGGCACGCCCATGGCCTGGGCCTCGGCTACCGCCGAACAGAACGTCTCGCCCATGTCGCCACGATACATCAGCAGGCGGGCCTGGGTCAGTTCCTCCACCAATTGCGCCTTGGGCACTGGTCCACGCAGCACCACGCCCTTGTCGGCCAATCCGGCGGCGCGTTCCAGCACCGGCCCCATCTTGCCGGCCTTGGCCTGACCGGCGGCGCCATAGGTGGCCATGCCGGCGAAGATGTGCAACTGGGCGGCGGGGATCGCCGGGTGGACCGCGTTTTCCCAGATATCGAGCAGCCAATCCAGGGATCGCAGTGGGTTCGAGGTGAAAACCGCGCGCGGCGGCGGCGGGGCGGGGCGTTGGCTGGCGTGGCAGAACAGATCGGTCAGCCCGTACAGCACGATTTCACGCCCACCGGCAAAACCCCAGGCCGGATAGGTGCCGGCATGGCTGGCGCCGGAAAAGACGATGGTCGGGCGGCGCAATGCCAGTTTCCACTGATAACGCCATTTCAGCAGATAGCCGGCGGGATTGTGAATCCAGAAGATGGTCTTCTTCGCCCCCGGCACCTGACGGATCAGCTTGTCGCCGCGATTGGCGATGTAAAGGTCGGCGGTTTCCGGCAGGCCTTCGGCGATGGGGTGCCAATGGACCCGGCGATGGGTCACCGCCTGGGTACACTTGTTATAGACGTGGACGTCGTGGCCCCGCGCCGCCAGGGCGTTGGCCATCTCGATGAACGAGGTTTCGGCCCCGCCCAAGGGGCGTTCGTCCAAGGTGCGGCCATCGAAGACGATGCCGTCGTCGGCCATGACGATATGGGCCATCATTCTTTCTCCAGCCGGGCTTTCAGGTGCGACAACATGGGATAAAGCGCGGCGCAGACGGCGATGATGAAGCCATAGCCGCCCTCGCGGTATCCCTTGCGCGAGACATAGCATTTCCAGAACCGCGACACCATGCGCCGCACATTGCTGGCGGTCGAGCCCCAGGTTTCGCCGCGGTCGCGCAGGTCGCGGGCCTTGGCGGTGGAATAGCTGTCCAGGCGGCGGATCATGTCCGAGATATTGCGATCGACGTAATGGTTGATCCGGTGTTTCAGCATCGGCCCCTTGCGCCCGCGCCAGATCAGACTGGGATGAACGCGGTCATTGCCCCAGGTCTTGGCGTTTTTGCGGAACAGGCCGGGATAGGCCGCCTTGCCGAAGGATCCGCCCCAGCCATGGCGCACCAGACGCTCGCCGATGTAATTGTCCACCGGGATTTCGTGCCAGTCGAAAGCGGTGGCGTTGATGGTGGCGCGGATTTCCACCGCCAGCTCTGGGGTGACGTGTTCGTCGGCATCCACTTCCAGCACCCAGTCGCCGGTGCAAAAGGCGATGCCGGTGTTGCGGCGCTCGCCTTCCATATCCCAGCGGCCTTCCAGCAGGCGGTCGGTGAAGCGGGCGGCGATGGCCTTGCTGCCGTCGGTACATTTGTCCAACAGCACGACGATCTCGTCGGCGAAGGTCAGCCGCTCGAGACAGGCTTGCAGCCGCTTTTCCTCATTGTGGGCAACCACCAGGGCCGACAGGCGGGGGGGCGGATTGGTCATGCCAGACCCCGGAATGGCGGTATCAGCCGAGCCTTGGCCCGGCTAATGGCGGTCTGGTAGGTCGCCAGGGTTTCGGCCATGCGATGATCGAAGCGCATGGAGTTCTCGGCCAAAGCGCGGGCACCGGTAGCCATGGCGGCGGCGCCGGCGGGATCGTTCATCACCTTGGTGATGGCGGCGGCCAGGGCCGGGCGGTCGGCGGGGGGCACCAGCCAGCCGGTCTTGCCGTCGACCACGATCTCCGGCACGCCGCCCACGGCGCTGGCCACCACCGGGCGGGTGGTGGCGAAGGCCTGGACGGCGACGCGGGGCTGCGCCTCGGTCAAGGATGGAATGACCATCAGATCGCCGGCGATCATCATGCGGGCGACGTCGTCGCGATAGCCGGTGAAGCTGATCTGACCATCCACCCCCAGGTCGCGGGCTTGGGCGGTCAGGCCGCGTTCATAGTCCAGCGCCTCGGCGGTGGCGCTGCCGACGATGACCAATCGGGGGGTCA
This is a stretch of genomic DNA from Magnetospirillum gryphiswaldense MSR-1 v2. It encodes these proteins:
- the purH gene encoding bifunctional phosphoribosylaminoimidazolecarboxamide formyltransferase/IMP cyclohydrolase, giving the protein MSDLRPIRRALLSVSDKTGLIEFARFLAERNVELLSTGGTCKAIRDAGIPVVEVADHTGFPEMLDGRVKTLHPKVHGGLLGIRGNAEHEAAMAEHGIAPIDLLVVNLYPFEATVAEGAGYDECVENIDIGGPAMIRAASKNHDAVTVVVDVEDYARVMDEMSAHGGATTLSLRKHLAATAYARTGAYDAAISQWFARELGDTFPRRVVVAGELKQNLRYGENPHQQAAFYVNGVQRPGIATAKQLQGKELSYNNLNDTDAAFELAAEFDEPTVAIIKHANPCGVASGADIVSAYKAALACDPVSAFGGIIAINRKLDGATAEEICKLFTEVVIAPEADEAAIAAFAAKKNLRLLVTGGMPDPASAAMTLRNVSGGYLLQSKDNGRVTLDGLKVVTKRAPTEQELKDMLFAFRVCKHVKSNAIIYVKDGCTVGIGAGQMSRVDSSRIAAWKSKEAADAAGLAQAGTVGSVVASDAFFPFADGLLAAAAAGATAIIQPGGSMRDQEVIDAANEKGLAMVFTGMRHFRH
- a CDS encoding glycosyltransferase, with the translated sequence MMAHIVMADDGIVFDGRTLDERPLGGAETSFIEMANALAARGHDVHVYNKCTQAVTHRRVHWHPIAEGLPETADLYIANRGDKLIRQVPGAKKTIFWIHNPAGYLLKWRYQWKLALRRPTIVFSGASHAGTYPAWGFAGGREIVLYGLTDLFCHASQRPAPPPPRAVFTSNPLRSLDWLLDIWENAVHPAIPAAQLHIFAGMATYGAAGQAKAGKMGPVLERAAGLADKGVVLRGPVPKAQLVEELTQARLLMYRGDMGETFCSAVAEAQAMGVPVVLEDIACMKERLIHGQTGFVTQGAEDFAARSVQLLTDDCLWTAQHQACLDHQRRWRWDDAARGFERIAGW
- a CDS encoding glycosyltransferase family 2 protein, whose protein sequence is MTNPPPRLSALVVAHNEEKRLQACLERLTFADEIVVLLDKCTDGSKAIAARFTDRLLEGRWDMEGERRNTGIAFCTGDWVLEVDADEHVTPELAVEIRATINATAFDWHEIPVDNYIGERLVRHGWGGSFGKAAYPGLFRKNAKTWGNDRVHPSLIWRGRKGPMLKHRINHYVDRNISDMIRRLDSYSTAKARDLRDRGETWGSTASNVRRMVSRFWKCYVSRKGYREGGYGFIIAVCAALYPMLSHLKARLEKE